The DNA sequence GAGGGGAGCATTTTTGATAATTTTCATGATTCGTCCACGGAAATCCAGCAAACTCGCGTGCAAGTTCGTAGCCGATATCCGACGAACCCACAAATGAATTCAAATCAACTACCGAGCGCATAGTGATCGCCGCTGCAAAACGGTTGGTATGGCCTATCAACCAGTTGGTCATATAGCCGCCGTAAGAGCCGCCACCCACACCTATCTTTTTTGGATTGACAAATTTCTGTTTTTCAAGCCAGTCTGCGGCTGCCATGACATCTTTGTAATCGAGGTCGCCCCATCCGCCGGCGATGGCATCGGCCCATGTTTCACCCCGGCCAGACCCTCCGCGTGGATTTGTATAAAGCACAACAAAACCCTGTGCGGCTAAAAACTGAAACTCATGAAAAAAGGTGTAAGCATACTGAACGCGCGGCCCGCCATGGATCATCAGAACAGCCGGATACTTCTTGGTCGGATTGAAATCCGGCGGTGTGACAAGGAAACCTTGAACTTCAGTCTCGTCAAACGAAGTAAAGCGAAACTCTTTTGTATTGGCGATTCTCAACTCGGTCTGAAGGTGCGGATTTAGGTTGGTAACATTAATCGCTTTCGATTCGCCACCGTAGACCGTGGGGCAGAGCATAATCTCGCCGGGTGTTTTGAGGTCGGCATAAATTAGCGCGGCTGTCTTTGTTGCGCCGTTAACGGAAAGACCCTTGAGGTGACAGTCCCCTTTGAAGATTCTTGTCGGACGGCCTCCACCAACCGGAACATAATAAAAATTGGTATTGCCAGTATCTGACGAAAGGAAAAAGAGGCGTTTGCCATCACGAGACCAGAAAAGACTCGAGGAATCATGCACATCTGAAAGATCCGATATTGACTGATCGACAACCATCCGGTCAAAACCGGGCAATAAGTCTTTGGCTTTGGGCGATCCATGCACTCCAACTGTCCAGACATGGAGGTTTGTCACACCCCATCCGTCGTTAGGGTTGTCATGGCCGATATAAGCGATTATTTTTCCGTTAGGCGAAAAACGCGGCGTGTGAATCGGACCGGCTGGGGTCGGAATCAACCGCTCTTTACCTCCTTTAAACGGAATTACAAAGAGACCGATTCTCAAACTTTCCAAATCCTGGTTTTTCGCCCGGTTGGATAAATAACAAACCTGCGTACCGTCGTCTGAAAGATGCGCCGAAAAATTATCCCGCGCGCCATGTGTTATTTTGCGGAGTTTGAGCGTTAAAAGCTCCAATGTATAAATTTGAGAGGTGTCTTTTGGAAGGAAACCCAAGTCATCAAGCCGATAGAAGAGGCGTGTGATATGTCGGTAAACTGGCGGGTCCTTTTTCTTTTTTTCATCTTCAATGTAATGGGAATCATTATATCTAAGGGAAAAAAGAAGTGATTTACCGTCGGGTGTCCACTGCAAATCATTGATTGAGCCGTCGATCTCGATGAGCTTGTGTTCAGCTCCGCCGGTAGCCGAGATTGCATATATGCCCGTTTTCTTATCGCGGGTGGAGATAAATGCAAGTTTGCTCCCGTCTCTTGACCACGCCAGTGATGAATCGCCCTGTTTGCCCTGGGTAAAGGGTCTGCATGCCTTTAACTTGTTGTCATACATGAAGATATTTGAATAGTATTTATTCTCCTTCGAGTCAATTCGTTCGACAATATAGGCGACCTGAGATTCTGTCGGTGACATCGCAATCGACGTGGCAATGTTCAACCCGAATAGATCGCTGGCTTCGATTTTTCTCTTCTTCAAAGAAGTACGCCCGGCTTTCTTCATTGACATTTCTCCACTAAATTGTTCGGTAGCATCAGCCTCTCAAAGTATGATTTGGCGTCTTGCTGAACAAGTTAAATCGTTTATTTGCTCGGATTGTAGAAAAGGGCAACTAACGACCAGTTAATAATAGATGATAATAATTAAAGAATTTTTTTGCCTTTTTATGCAAAACACCTATTTTTACCGGACTATTTTGGAGAAAGCTCTGTTATAGATTGACTGAGGCAG is a window from the Candidatus Zixiibacteriota bacterium genome containing:
- a CDS encoding S9 family peptidase, which produces MKKAGRTSLKKRKIEASDLFGLNIATSIAMSPTESQVAYIVERIDSKENKYYSNIFMYDNKLKACRPFTQGKQGDSSLAWSRDGSKLAFISTRDKKTGIYAISATGGAEHKLIEIDGSINDLQWTPDGKSLLFSLRYNDSHYIEDEKKKKDPPVYRHITRLFYRLDDLGFLPKDTSQIYTLELLTLKLRKITHGARDNFSAHLSDDGTQVCYLSNRAKNQDLESLRIGLFVIPFKGGKERLIPTPAGPIHTPRFSPNGKIIAYIGHDNPNDGWGVTNLHVWTVGVHGSPKAKDLLPGFDRMVVDQSISDLSDVHDSSSLFWSRDGKRLFFLSSDTGNTNFYYVPVGGGRPTRIFKGDCHLKGLSVNGATKTAALIYADLKTPGEIMLCPTVYGGESKAINVTNLNPHLQTELRIANTKEFRFTSFDETEVQGFLVTPPDFNPTKKYPAVLMIHGGPRVQYAYTFFHEFQFLAAQGFVVLYTNPRGGSGRGETWADAIAGGWGDLDYKDVMAAADWLEKQKFVNPKKIGVGGGSYGGYMTNWLIGHTNRFAAAITMRSVVDLNSFVGSSDIGYELAREFAGFPWTNHENYQKCSPLSYLHKVKTPVLIIHNENDLRCGIEQAEQMFVKLKVLGKTVEFVRFPEESHGLSRHGRPDRRIARLEWIAKWFKRYLK